A genomic segment from Chrysemys picta bellii isolate R12L10 chromosome 11, ASM1138683v2, whole genome shotgun sequence encodes:
- the LRRFIP1 gene encoding leucine-rich repeat flightless-interacting protein 1 isoform X24: MGTQGAGRKRLPNRERLTAEDDALNQIAREAEARLAAKRAARAEAREIRMKELERQQKEASDEDERMSVGSRGSLRVEERPEKDFEKGARTVSSLSAATLASLGGTSSRRGSGDTSISVDTEASIREIKDSLAEVEEKYKKAMVSNAQLDNEKTNFMYQVDTLKDALLELEEQLAESRRQYEEKSKEFEREKHAHSILQFQFTEIKETLKQREEMLEKHGIIPNLEVATNGEALDGLDNEAHSDSTKITPGATQTLQTAGDGTLGRANEVEMKDEILEDVGKREILQNTEHEEHKEESEEREIVKECTERKTLHADENTEAEKTMEDNDVTSTVMLSSGCEEQIQSHTEHVSGNVSSTENSDVIELRKETESGDDSIEAQQPGSKESDHSDLNHLTNENWETGTLQSQGIETPLGIPTDIDTEHESERVAQEQKVKQEDFTICQREDSIEIFQEALDFVVSSHASASEQSGSPEGARAGTGNEESHVEAHTESLCQAEESTENEVMSSLEKQLDEDEGCIDRTISKVGSGKNESDTAEEENKTGNTVPSQGRKEVDSVEEEGEATCESEVTPDTIVNEQKPDETHTLSTFSKSNLILAEEEGNMQDEAENEKDIAGRGQTKDIGKMEELTGMLDVQPVSENKRVEEEDPVASLDEFAEVKEGGSHQPGQDQDVMKESQSQETILVPCPSDHEIEESNTEMWDESRKGKESRGELMEDERTQVETQTIKCSEEIKNNPIQEKDKTVENEMQKVVKQEEDESRPELTQEVSVIIEENVDDKEASVESSEKLDLPDQQHDRFVSDDSSLQKITKLSQQLSESLEGNTKEMEVQNAVLDDACQLSRKERDTKQMGNGNEEDENKGIEEQHELQEVKKQEVVPDIEEDADYLKTQKAELDEKPDEQVEVEGQEEEIVEDDGKKIDVDDELGQILKAPGKHDAEEVTTQTLEEVREKEIVTETAKTEKGEKEETHQSRTQSVENEGMITEGNASIQQEKGKEAEEAGHLQTDASQSAAPEKACDLVEDETGNEKALDSNDMEKIADGYSSEQELGNVGNTRDESKEDMQASRRGKGRSKEDCMIS, translated from the exons GTTGAAGAAAGGCCAGAAAAAGACTTTGAGAAG GGAGCTCGTACTGTGTCAAGCTTATCAGCAGCTACACTAGCCTCTCTGGGTGGAACTTCCTCCCGGAGAGGCAGTGGGGACACCTCCATCTCCGTTGATACTGAGGCATCCATTAGAGAAATTAAG GACTCCCTAGCAGAAGTTGAAGAGAAATATAAAAAGGCTATGGTGTCTAATGCTCAACTAGACAATGAGAAAACAAACTTCATGTACCAAGTCGATACCTTGAAGGATGCATTGTTAGAGTTAGAAGAACAGCTGGCAGAATCCAGGAGGCAATATGAAGAGAAAAGCAAA GAATTTGAGCGGGAAAAGCATGCTCATAGCATATTACAGTTTCAGTTCACGGAAATCAAGGAGACCCTGAAGCAAAGAGAAGAAATGCTCGAG AAACACGGAATAATCCCAAACTTGGAAGTAGCCACCAATGGAGAGGCTTTAGATGGTCTCGATAATGAAGCACATTCAGATTCTACCAAGATTACTCCAGGAGCAACTCAGACCCTACAGACAGCTGGGGATGGGACACTAG GCAGAGCGAATGAAGTGGAGATGAAAGATGAGATTTTGGAGGATGTGGGGAAAAGAGAAATCTTGCAGAATACTGAGCATGAGGAACACAAAGAGGAGTCTGAGGAGCGGGAAATTGTAAAGGAGTGTACGGAGAGAAAGACATTGCATGCTGATGAAAATACAGAGGCAGAGAAAACCATGGAAGACAATGATGTCACATCAACAGTGATGTTAAGTAGTGGATGTGAGGAACAAATTCAAAGCCACACAGAACATGTTTCAGGAAATGTTTCTTCCACTGAAAACAGTGATGTAATTGAGTTGAGAAAGGAAACAGAATCAGGAGATGATAGCATAGAAGCCCAACAGCCTGGTAGTAAGGAATCTGACcatagtgatttaaatcacttgacTAATGAGAATTGGGAAACAGGTACACTGCAAAGTCAGGGTATTGAGACTCCTCTGGGAATACCTACTGACATAGACACAGAGCATGAATCTGAAAGAGTTGCACAAGAGCAGAAAGTAAAACAAGAGGATTTTACAATTTGCCAGAGAGAAGACAGTATTGAAATATTTCAGGAAGCTCTTGATTTTGTGGTTAGCAGCCATGCATCAGCTTCTGAACAGTCAGGATCACCAGAAGGTGCAAGAGCAGGTACAGGTAATGAAGAATCACATGTGGAGGCTCACACTGAAAGTCTCTGTCAAGCAGAAGAAAGCACTGAAAACGAGGTTATGAGTAGCTTGGAGAAACAGCTTGATGAAGATGAAGGGTGCATAGACAGAACAATTAGTAAAGTAGGGAGTGGTAAAAATGAGAGTGATACAGCCGAAGAAGAAAATAAGACTGGAAATACAGTTCCGAGTCAGGGAAGGAAAGAAGTagattctgtggaagaggagggagaagcaaCATGTGAAAGTGAGGTCACACCAGATACAATTGTAAACGAACAAAAGCCAGATGAAACACATACTCTATCCACTTTTTCAAAGAGCAATCTGATATTAGCGGAAGAGGAAGGAAATATGCAAGATGAGGCAGAGAATGAGAAGGATATTGCTGGGAGGGGACAAACAAAAGACATAGGAAAGATGGAAGAATTGACAGGCATGTTGGACGTACAACCAGTTTCTGAAAACAAAAGGGTGGAAGAAGAGGACCCTGTGGCATCCCTAGATGAATTTGCAGAGGTAAAAGAGGGTGGATCGCATCAGCCAGGGCAGGACCAAGATGTCATGAAAGAGAGTCAATCCCAAGAAACTATTTTAGTTCCTTGTCCCAGCGATCATGAAATTGAGGAGTCAAACACAGAAATGTGGGATGAAtctaggaaaggaaaggaaagtagAGGTGAGTTGATGGAAGATGAGAGAACACAGGTAGAAACCCAAACAATTAAGTGCAGTGAAGAAATAAAGAATAATCCAATACAAGAAAAAGATAAGACTGTAGAAAATGAAATGCAGAAAGTAGTTAAACAAGAGGAAGATGAATCTAGACCAGAATTGACTCAAGAGGTCAGTGTAATTATTGAAGAGAATGTTGATGATAAAGAGGCATCAGTGGAAAGTAGCGAGAAGCTGGATCTTCCAGACCAGCAGCATGATAGATTTGTTTCCGATGATAGTTCATTGCAGAAAATCACAAAACTATCACAGCAACTTAGTGAATCCCTTGAAGGCAACACAAAGGAAATGGAAGTTCAGAACGCTGTGTTAGATGATGCATGTCAACTTAGCAGAAAAGAAAGGGATACAAAACAGATGGGAAATgggaatgaggaagatgaaaATAAAGGAATAGAAGAGCAGCATGAATTACAAGAAGTTAAGAAACAGGAAGTTGTTCCAGATATTGAGGAAGATGCTGATTACCTCAAGACACAGAAAGCAGAGCTGGATGAGAAGCCCGATGAACAAGTTGAGGTGGAGGGTCAAGAGGAGGAAATAGTGGAAGATGATGGTAAAAAAATTGATGTTGATGATGAATTAGGGCAGATATTAAAAGCTCCTGGAAAGCATGATGCTGAGGAAGTTACTACACAAACGTTGGAGGAAGTTAGGGAAAAGGAAATAGTCACAGAAACTGCCAAAACAGAAAAAGGTGAAAAGGAGGAAACTCATCAAAGCAGAACCCAGAGTGTAGAGAATGAGGGCATGATTACTGAAGGCAATGCTAGTAtccagcaggaaaaaggaaaggaagcTGAAGAAGCTGGTCATTTGCAAACTGATGCATCTCAGTCTGCAGCTCCAGAAAAAGCATGTGATCTGGTGGAGGACGAAACTGGAAATGAAAAAGCGTTAGACAGCAATGATATGGAAAAAATAGCTGATGGATATTCATCAGAACAGGAGTTAGGAAACGTAGGAAACACTAGGGATGAAAGCAAAGAGGATATGCAAGCTAGTAGAAGGGGCAAGGGTAGATCTAAAGAAGATTGTATGATATCATGA
- the LRRFIP1 gene encoding leucine-rich repeat flightless-interacting protein 1 isoform X13 — MGTQGAGRKRLPNRERLTAEDDALNQIAREAEARLAAKRAARAEAREIRMKELERQQKEASDEDERMSVGSRGSLRVEERPEKDFEKGARTVSSLSAATLASLGGTSSRRGSGDTSISVDTEASIREIKDSLAEVEEKYKKAMVSNAQLDNEKTNFMYQVDTLKDALLELEEQLAESRRQYEEKSKEFEREKHAHSILQFQFTEIKETLKQREEMLEEIRQLQQKQESYIREISDLQETIEWKDKKIGALERQKEFFDSIRSERDDLRDEVVVLKEQLKKHGIIPNLEVATNGEALDGLDNEAHSDSTKITPGATQTLQTAGDGTLGRANEVEMKDEILEDVGKREILQNTEHEEHKEESEEREIVKECTERKTLHADENTEAEKTMEDNDVTSTVMLSSGCEEQIQSHTEHVSGNVSSTENSDVIELRKETESGDDSIEAQQPGSKESDHSDLNHLTNENWETGTLQSQGIETPLGIPTDIDTEHESERVAQEQKVKQEDFTICQREDSIEIFQEALDFVVSSHASASEQSGSPEGARAGTGNEESHVEAHTESLCQAEESTENEVMSSLEKQLDEDEGCIDRTISKVGSGKNESDTAEEENKTGNTVPSQGRKEVDSVEEEGEATCESEVTPDTIVNEQKPDETHTLSTFSKSNLILAEEEGNMQDEAENEKDIAGRGQTKDIGKMEELTGMLDVQPVSENKRVEEEDPVASLDEFAEVKEGGSHQPGQDQDVMKESQSQETILVPCPSDHEIEESNTEMWDESRKGKESRGELMEDERTQVETQTIKCSEEIKNNPIQEKDKTVENEMQKVVKQEEDESRPELTQEVSVIIEENVDDKEASVESSEKLDLPDQQHDRFVSDDSSLQKITKLSQQLSESLEGNTKEMEVQNAVLDDACQLSRKERDTKQMGNGNEEDENKGIEEQHELQEVKKQEVVPDIEEDADYLKTQKAELDEKPDEQVEVEGQEEEIVEDDGKKIDVDDELGQILKAPGKHDAEEVTTQTLEEVREKEIVTETAKTEKGEKEETHQSRTQSVENEGMITEGNASIQQEKGKEAEEAGHLQTDASQSAAPEKACDLVEDETGNEKALDSNDMEKIADGYSSEQELGNVGNTRDESKEDMQASRRGKGRSKEDCMIS, encoded by the exons GTTGAAGAAAGGCCAGAAAAAGACTTTGAGAAG GGAGCTCGTACTGTGTCAAGCTTATCAGCAGCTACACTAGCCTCTCTGGGTGGAACTTCCTCCCGGAGAGGCAGTGGGGACACCTCCATCTCCGTTGATACTGAGGCATCCATTAGAGAAATTAAG GACTCCCTAGCAGAAGTTGAAGAGAAATATAAAAAGGCTATGGTGTCTAATGCTCAACTAGACAATGAGAAAACAAACTTCATGTACCAAGTCGATACCTTGAAGGATGCATTGTTAGAGTTAGAAGAACAGCTGGCAGAATCCAGGAGGCAATATGAAGAGAAAAGCAAA GAATTTGAGCGGGAAAAGCATGCTCATAGCATATTACAGTTTCAGTTCACGGAAATCAAGGAGACCCTGAAGCAAAGAGAAGAAATGCTCGAG GAAATCCGACAGCTGCAACAGAAACAGGAGAGCTATATCAGGGAAATTTCTGATCTTCAGGAGACGATAGAGTGGAAAGACAAAAAAATAGGG GCGTTAGAGAGGCAGAAAGAGTTCTTTGATTCCATAAGGAGTGAGCGGGATGACCTCAGAGATGAGGTGGTTGTGCTGAAGGAACAACTGAAG AAACACGGAATAATCCCAAACTTGGAAGTAGCCACCAATGGAGAGGCTTTAGATGGTCTCGATAATGAAGCACATTCAGATTCTACCAAGATTACTCCAGGAGCAACTCAGACCCTACAGACAGCTGGGGATGGGACACTAG GCAGAGCGAATGAAGTGGAGATGAAAGATGAGATTTTGGAGGATGTGGGGAAAAGAGAAATCTTGCAGAATACTGAGCATGAGGAACACAAAGAGGAGTCTGAGGAGCGGGAAATTGTAAAGGAGTGTACGGAGAGAAAGACATTGCATGCTGATGAAAATACAGAGGCAGAGAAAACCATGGAAGACAATGATGTCACATCAACAGTGATGTTAAGTAGTGGATGTGAGGAACAAATTCAAAGCCACACAGAACATGTTTCAGGAAATGTTTCTTCCACTGAAAACAGTGATGTAATTGAGTTGAGAAAGGAAACAGAATCAGGAGATGATAGCATAGAAGCCCAACAGCCTGGTAGTAAGGAATCTGACcatagtgatttaaatcacttgacTAATGAGAATTGGGAAACAGGTACACTGCAAAGTCAGGGTATTGAGACTCCTCTGGGAATACCTACTGACATAGACACAGAGCATGAATCTGAAAGAGTTGCACAAGAGCAGAAAGTAAAACAAGAGGATTTTACAATTTGCCAGAGAGAAGACAGTATTGAAATATTTCAGGAAGCTCTTGATTTTGTGGTTAGCAGCCATGCATCAGCTTCTGAACAGTCAGGATCACCAGAAGGTGCAAGAGCAGGTACAGGTAATGAAGAATCACATGTGGAGGCTCACACTGAAAGTCTCTGTCAAGCAGAAGAAAGCACTGAAAACGAGGTTATGAGTAGCTTGGAGAAACAGCTTGATGAAGATGAAGGGTGCATAGACAGAACAATTAGTAAAGTAGGGAGTGGTAAAAATGAGAGTGATACAGCCGAAGAAGAAAATAAGACTGGAAATACAGTTCCGAGTCAGGGAAGGAAAGAAGTagattctgtggaagaggagggagaagcaaCATGTGAAAGTGAGGTCACACCAGATACAATTGTAAACGAACAAAAGCCAGATGAAACACATACTCTATCCACTTTTTCAAAGAGCAATCTGATATTAGCGGAAGAGGAAGGAAATATGCAAGATGAGGCAGAGAATGAGAAGGATATTGCTGGGAGGGGACAAACAAAAGACATAGGAAAGATGGAAGAATTGACAGGCATGTTGGACGTACAACCAGTTTCTGAAAACAAAAGGGTGGAAGAAGAGGACCCTGTGGCATCCCTAGATGAATTTGCAGAGGTAAAAGAGGGTGGATCGCATCAGCCAGGGCAGGACCAAGATGTCATGAAAGAGAGTCAATCCCAAGAAACTATTTTAGTTCCTTGTCCCAGCGATCATGAAATTGAGGAGTCAAACACAGAAATGTGGGATGAAtctaggaaaggaaaggaaagtagAGGTGAGTTGATGGAAGATGAGAGAACACAGGTAGAAACCCAAACAATTAAGTGCAGTGAAGAAATAAAGAATAATCCAATACAAGAAAAAGATAAGACTGTAGAAAATGAAATGCAGAAAGTAGTTAAACAAGAGGAAGATGAATCTAGACCAGAATTGACTCAAGAGGTCAGTGTAATTATTGAAGAGAATGTTGATGATAAAGAGGCATCAGTGGAAAGTAGCGAGAAGCTGGATCTTCCAGACCAGCAGCATGATAGATTTGTTTCCGATGATAGTTCATTGCAGAAAATCACAAAACTATCACAGCAACTTAGTGAATCCCTTGAAGGCAACACAAAGGAAATGGAAGTTCAGAACGCTGTGTTAGATGATGCATGTCAACTTAGCAGAAAAGAAAGGGATACAAAACAGATGGGAAATgggaatgaggaagatgaaaATAAAGGAATAGAAGAGCAGCATGAATTACAAGAAGTTAAGAAACAGGAAGTTGTTCCAGATATTGAGGAAGATGCTGATTACCTCAAGACACAGAAAGCAGAGCTGGATGAGAAGCCCGATGAACAAGTTGAGGTGGAGGGTCAAGAGGAGGAAATAGTGGAAGATGATGGTAAAAAAATTGATGTTGATGATGAATTAGGGCAGATATTAAAAGCTCCTGGAAAGCATGATGCTGAGGAAGTTACTACACAAACGTTGGAGGAAGTTAGGGAAAAGGAAATAGTCACAGAAACTGCCAAAACAGAAAAAGGTGAAAAGGAGGAAACTCATCAAAGCAGAACCCAGAGTGTAGAGAATGAGGGCATGATTACTGAAGGCAATGCTAGTAtccagcaggaaaaaggaaaggaagcTGAAGAAGCTGGTCATTTGCAAACTGATGCATCTCAGTCTGCAGCTCCAGAAAAAGCATGTGATCTGGTGGAGGACGAAACTGGAAATGAAAAAGCGTTAGACAGCAATGATATGGAAAAAATAGCTGATGGATATTCATCAGAACAGGAGTTAGGAAACGTAGGAAACACTAGGGATGAAAGCAAAGAGGATATGCAAGCTAGTAGAAGGGGCAAGGGTAGATCTAAAGAAGATTGTATGATATCATGA
- the LRRFIP1 gene encoding leucine-rich repeat flightless-interacting protein 1 isoform X11 → MQTEADCFSPEAQKLAEARLAAKRAARAEAREIRMKELERQQKEASDEDERMSVGSRGSLRVEERPEKDFEKGARTVSSLSAATLASLGGTSSRRGSGDTSISVDTEASIREIKDINELKNQIQDVEGKYMQGLKEMKDSLAEVEEKYKKAMVSNAQLDNEKTNFMYQVDTLKDALLELEEQLAESRRQYEEKSKEFEREKHAHSILQFQFTEIKETLKQREEMLEEIRQLQQKQESYIREISDLQETIEWKDKKIGALERQKEFFDSIRSERDDLRDEVVVLKEQLKKHGIIPNLEVATNGEALDGLDNEAHSDSTKITPGATQTLQTAGDGTLGRANEVEMKDEILEDVGKREILQNTEHEEHKEESEEREIVKECTERKTLHADENTEAEKTMEDNDVTSTVMLSSGCEEQIQSHTEHVSGNVSSTENSDVIELRKETESGDDSIEAQQPGSKESDHSDLNHLTNENWETGTLQSQGIETPLGIPTDIDTEHESERVAQEQKVKQEDFTICQREDSIEIFQEALDFVVSSHASASEQSGSPEGARAGTGNEESHVEAHTESLCQAEESTENEVMSSLEKQLDEDEGCIDRTISKVGSGKNESDTAEEENKTGNTVPSQGRKEVDSVEEEGEATCESEVTPDTIVNEQKPDETHTLSTFSKSNLILAEEEGNMQDEAENEKDIAGRGQTKDIGKMEELTGMLDVQPVSENKRVEEEDPVASLDEFAEVKEGGSHQPGQDQDVMKESQSQETILVPCPSDHEIEESNTEMWDESRKGKESRGELMEDERTQVETQTIKCSEEIKNNPIQEKDKTVENEMQKVVKQEEDESRPELTQEVSVIIEENVDDKEASVESSEKLDLPDQQHDRFVSDDSSLQKITKLSQQLSESLEGNTKEMEVQNAVLDDACQLSRKERDTKQMGNGNEEDENKGIEEQHELQEVKKQEVVPDIEEDADYLKTQKAELDEKPDEQVEVEGQEEEIVEDDGKKIDVDDELGQILKAPGKHDAEEVTTQTLEEVREKEIVTETAKTEKGEKEETHQSRTQSVENEGMITEGNASIQQEKGKEAEEAGHLQTDASQSAAPEKACDLVEDETGNEKALDSNDMEKIADGYSSEQELGNVGNTRDESKEDMQASRRGKGRSKEDCMIS, encoded by the exons GTTGAAGAAAGGCCAGAAAAAGACTTTGAGAAG GGAGCTCGTACTGTGTCAAGCTTATCAGCAGCTACACTAGCCTCTCTGGGTGGAACTTCCTCCCGGAGAGGCAGTGGGGACACCTCCATCTCCGTTGATACTGAGGCATCCATTAGAGAAATTAAG GATATCAATGAGTTAAAGAACCAGATTCAGGATGTAGAAGGCAAATACATGCAGGGATTGAAAGAAATGAAG GACTCCCTAGCAGAAGTTGAAGAGAAATATAAAAAGGCTATGGTGTCTAATGCTCAACTAGACAATGAGAAAACAAACTTCATGTACCAAGTCGATACCTTGAAGGATGCATTGTTAGAGTTAGAAGAACAGCTGGCAGAATCCAGGAGGCAATATGAAGAGAAAAGCAAA GAATTTGAGCGGGAAAAGCATGCTCATAGCATATTACAGTTTCAGTTCACGGAAATCAAGGAGACCCTGAAGCAAAGAGAAGAAATGCTCGAG GAAATCCGACAGCTGCAACAGAAACAGGAGAGCTATATCAGGGAAATTTCTGATCTTCAGGAGACGATAGAGTGGAAAGACAAAAAAATAGGG GCGTTAGAGAGGCAGAAAGAGTTCTTTGATTCCATAAGGAGTGAGCGGGATGACCTCAGAGATGAGGTGGTTGTGCTGAAGGAACAACTGAAG AAACACGGAATAATCCCAAACTTGGAAGTAGCCACCAATGGAGAGGCTTTAGATGGTCTCGATAATGAAGCACATTCAGATTCTACCAAGATTACTCCAGGAGCAACTCAGACCCTACAGACAGCTGGGGATGGGACACTAG GCAGAGCGAATGAAGTGGAGATGAAAGATGAGATTTTGGAGGATGTGGGGAAAAGAGAAATCTTGCAGAATACTGAGCATGAGGAACACAAAGAGGAGTCTGAGGAGCGGGAAATTGTAAAGGAGTGTACGGAGAGAAAGACATTGCATGCTGATGAAAATACAGAGGCAGAGAAAACCATGGAAGACAATGATGTCACATCAACAGTGATGTTAAGTAGTGGATGTGAGGAACAAATTCAAAGCCACACAGAACATGTTTCAGGAAATGTTTCTTCCACTGAAAACAGTGATGTAATTGAGTTGAGAAAGGAAACAGAATCAGGAGATGATAGCATAGAAGCCCAACAGCCTGGTAGTAAGGAATCTGACcatagtgatttaaatcacttgacTAATGAGAATTGGGAAACAGGTACACTGCAAAGTCAGGGTATTGAGACTCCTCTGGGAATACCTACTGACATAGACACAGAGCATGAATCTGAAAGAGTTGCACAAGAGCAGAAAGTAAAACAAGAGGATTTTACAATTTGCCAGAGAGAAGACAGTATTGAAATATTTCAGGAAGCTCTTGATTTTGTGGTTAGCAGCCATGCATCAGCTTCTGAACAGTCAGGATCACCAGAAGGTGCAAGAGCAGGTACAGGTAATGAAGAATCACATGTGGAGGCTCACACTGAAAGTCTCTGTCAAGCAGAAGAAAGCACTGAAAACGAGGTTATGAGTAGCTTGGAGAAACAGCTTGATGAAGATGAAGGGTGCATAGACAGAACAATTAGTAAAGTAGGGAGTGGTAAAAATGAGAGTGATACAGCCGAAGAAGAAAATAAGACTGGAAATACAGTTCCGAGTCAGGGAAGGAAAGAAGTagattctgtggaagaggagggagaagcaaCATGTGAAAGTGAGGTCACACCAGATACAATTGTAAACGAACAAAAGCCAGATGAAACACATACTCTATCCACTTTTTCAAAGAGCAATCTGATATTAGCGGAAGAGGAAGGAAATATGCAAGATGAGGCAGAGAATGAGAAGGATATTGCTGGGAGGGGACAAACAAAAGACATAGGAAAGATGGAAGAATTGACAGGCATGTTGGACGTACAACCAGTTTCTGAAAACAAAAGGGTGGAAGAAGAGGACCCTGTGGCATCCCTAGATGAATTTGCAGAGGTAAAAGAGGGTGGATCGCATCAGCCAGGGCAGGACCAAGATGTCATGAAAGAGAGTCAATCCCAAGAAACTATTTTAGTTCCTTGTCCCAGCGATCATGAAATTGAGGAGTCAAACACAGAAATGTGGGATGAAtctaggaaaggaaaggaaagtagAGGTGAGTTGATGGAAGATGAGAGAACACAGGTAGAAACCCAAACAATTAAGTGCAGTGAAGAAATAAAGAATAATCCAATACAAGAAAAAGATAAGACTGTAGAAAATGAAATGCAGAAAGTAGTTAAACAAGAGGAAGATGAATCTAGACCAGAATTGACTCAAGAGGTCAGTGTAATTATTGAAGAGAATGTTGATGATAAAGAGGCATCAGTGGAAAGTAGCGAGAAGCTGGATCTTCCAGACCAGCAGCATGATAGATTTGTTTCCGATGATAGTTCATTGCAGAAAATCACAAAACTATCACAGCAACTTAGTGAATCCCTTGAAGGCAACACAAAGGAAATGGAAGTTCAGAACGCTGTGTTAGATGATGCATGTCAACTTAGCAGAAAAGAAAGGGATACAAAACAGATGGGAAATgggaatgaggaagatgaaaATAAAGGAATAGAAGAGCAGCATGAATTACAAGAAGTTAAGAAACAGGAAGTTGTTCCAGATATTGAGGAAGATGCTGATTACCTCAAGACACAGAAAGCAGAGCTGGATGAGAAGCCCGATGAACAAGTTGAGGTGGAGGGTCAAGAGGAGGAAATAGTGGAAGATGATGGTAAAAAAATTGATGTTGATGATGAATTAGGGCAGATATTAAAAGCTCCTGGAAAGCATGATGCTGAGGAAGTTACTACACAAACGTTGGAGGAAGTTAGGGAAAAGGAAATAGTCACAGAAACTGCCAAAACAGAAAAAGGTGAAAAGGAGGAAACTCATCAAAGCAGAACCCAGAGTGTAGAGAATGAGGGCATGATTACTGAAGGCAATGCTAGTAtccagcaggaaaaaggaaaggaagcTGAAGAAGCTGGTCATTTGCAAACTGATGCATCTCAGTCTGCAGCTCCAGAAAAAGCATGTGATCTGGTGGAGGACGAAACTGGAAATGAAAAAGCGTTAGACAGCAATGATATGGAAAAAATAGCTGATGGATATTCATCAGAACAGGAGTTAGGAAACGTAGGAAACACTAGGGATGAAAGCAAAGAGGATATGCAAGCTAGTAGAAGGGGCAAGGGTAGATCTAAAGAAGATTGTATGATATCATGA